TGAAAAAGCCTATACTTCCAATGGAAAACAATTAGTGTCTGATTTCGAGAAAAACATTACACTGGCAATTATTGATGAAGCCTGGAAAAAACACTTACGTAAAATGGACGAACTGAAACAATCCGTTCAGCTGGCTGTCCACGAACAAAAAGATCCATTGCTGATTTATAAATTCGAAGCATTCAATTTATTCAAGAAAATGATTGATGAGGTTAACAAAGAAGCAATTTCTTTCCTTTACAAAGGAGACCTTCCAAGTCAAAACCCGAATAACATCAGTGAGGCTAAAGAAGTACAGCAGGAGAATTATACCATCACTAAAGATGAAATTCCAAATACGGATGAAGTAGCATCCAAAAATGAAGCACAGCACACACAACGCCAGGTAACCGAAACAGTAGTGCGTGATGCTCCAAAAATCAACCGTAACGACACGGTTACCATCAAACATGTGGTGAGCGGTAAAACGGAAGAAATGAAATTTAAAAAAGCAGAAGCCTTATTGCATTCGGGAGAATGGATTTTGGTAGACTAAGCTATCGCATACAGGGTAATTTTATGCCCATATCAAAACCCGGTTGTCTCTGATAACCGGGTTTTTTAATTAGTAAAATCGGATAGCACTCCGGGTAACATCTTAAAAATCATTGAATATCCTTACAAATAAGCAATAAAAAAAAGCATAAATAGAATCGTTCTTGAACTACTATTCCTTAACTTTACTAACAAATCAATTAGACGATCACCAACTGTTAACATTAATACGATACGATTATGGCAAAAAGTCAGGACTCCAAGAAGAACGTAAAAAAAGAACCTCTGAAGACCGCAAAGGAGAAAAAAGAGGAAAAAAGAGAAAAGAAAAATACAAAACCAAGAGACTAAATTTAATCCCCAATGCATTGGGGATTTTTTTATGGTTTAAATTTAAAATATCTCTTAAAGCCATAAAATATCAGGTTCAAAATAATAAATACAATCTTTATTTCTTTGGCTATTTCGCTATGCAATCCTGCAACTATTTACTTAAAAACGCTCATTGCATTAAACACCGATAATCCCTAATTTCCAAGCATTAAATCATAATAAAAGATTAAAAAAGTAACAATAATTAGGTATTTTGCCTGATTTATGTATTTTTGCATTTATCACATCTATGCCACCTAAATACATTAACATTCGTTACACTCATGGAATTATATTATTCTTTCTCTGTTCTTATTGTACTTGCCTCCTTTTTTGCTTACCTGAACATCCGCTTTTTAAAATTGCCCTCTACCATTGGCGTAATGATTATCGCCATGATTGTCTCGATATTCCTGGTAGTTTTTGGACACATTATCCCGAATACAACGCTGACTCGTTTCTCTAAACTTATTGCTGAATTTGACTTCACGGAAGTATTGATGGGAGCGATGTTAAACTTTCTGTTGTTTGCAGGCGCCATACATATCAACCTAAAGGATTTAAGGGAGCAACGCGGGCCCATTATGGTATTCTCCACCATCAGCGTGATCATATCAACCTTTGCTGTAGGAACTATTGTATATTACGTTATTCCATTCGTTGGGGTAACTGTCCCTTTTATTTATTGCCTGTTATTTGGCGCACTCATCTCTCCTACCGACCCTATTGCGGTATTGAGCATACTGAAAGAAGCGAAGGTACCAAAATCATTAGAAACTAAAATTGCGGGGGAATCCTTGTTCAACGATGGGGTTGCCGTAGTGGTATTTGCCGTTATCCTGCAATTGGCACAGGACACCAATAGTGATTTCTCGTTACCCCACATCACCTGGCTTTTGATCAAAGAAGCTTTGGGAGGATTTATCCTGGGAACGATATTAGGAATTACTGCCGCAAAGGCAATGGGAAAAATTGACGATTATAAAGTATCGGTATTAATTACACTTTCTATTGTAATGGGCGGTTATCTTATCGCACACGCCATGCACATATCTGGCCCGTTAACCATGGTTGCCGCAGGTATCATCATTGGTATTTTCAATAAAAAATCAGCGATGTCTGCCATCACTAAAGATTACCTGGACAAATTCTGGGAACTTATCGATGAAATCCTAAATGCCATATTATTCCTTTTTATCGGATTCGAATTACTGCTTATTCCGGATATATCCGGCTATTGGATAAGCGGTGCTTTATGTATTATGATTGTTTTATTGTCCCGATACATCTCCGTTTGGTTCCCGACAATGATTATTCCTTTCAAGAAGAAATTTAGCAATGGCACCATCAAGATTCTCGTATGGGGTGGACTTCGCGGCGGGGTTTCCATTGCGCTGGCGCTTTCCATAAACGAAGGCCCACACAAACAGTTTATCATAGCCATTACCTATTTTGTTGTAGTGTTCTCCATAATCGTACAAGGACTGACGATTGGAAAATATGCTAATAAAGTTTTAGCGCAGGAAACAAGTTAATTTGGTAATTCACTTTAATCCATAACAAAAAATCAGCAGCTATAACTGCTGATTTTTTTATAGGAACCCGCCTATATTGGGTTTAAGCGGTAATGATAACTATAAAACATCAATTTTAGGATTGTTGCCCAATATTGTCCGGAAGCACTTTCCCGGGATTAAGGATTCCATTAGGATCAAAAAGATCTTTTATCCCTTTCATCAAATGCAGTTGCGTTGTGTTAAAAGCAATATCCATATAATTTTTCTGAACCAGCCCTATCCCATGTTCTCCGGAGAGCGTTCCTTTTAAGCTAACAGTCAACTCAAAAATTTCCCGTATTCCTTTTGGGATCTCCGTAGTCCATTCGGCATCTGTCAGGTCACCTTTAATAATATTGACATGAAGGTTTCCATCGCCCGCATGACCATAACAAACCGATTTAAAGCCATATTTCAGGCCAATCGCTTTTATGCCCTGTAATAATTTTGGAAGCTCATAACGCGGTACCACAGTATCTTCTTCTTTATAGACTGAATTGGATTTCACCGCTTCTGCCGCAGCCCGTCTCAGTTTCCACAATGCATTCTTTTGATCCTCGGTATCGGCAAACAAAATTTCATCTATATCAAATTTTTCAACGACAGCACTTATTTTTTCTGCTTCCGCAAAAAGAACCTCAGGATAATTCCCATCTACTTCAATCAATAAATGCGCTTGTATGTGATCCCCTATTGGCATTGGAGAATCATCTACATAACGCAGGGCCCATTCCAGGGCATCACGCTCCATAAACTCCAGGGCGCTCGGGACAACACCAGCCCTGAAAATTTCAGATACGGCTTCACATGCCGCACTGGCATTATGAAAAGGAACAAGCATTAATATGGTATGGGTATTTTTAGGAAGCAGTTTCATGACAATCTTGGTAATTATGCCCAATGTCCCTTCACTTCCCACCATCAGTTGAGTCAGGTTATAACCTGTTGCATTTTTTAAAGTATTGGCACCTGTCCAGATGATTTCTCCTGTTGGAAGCACCATTTCGAGATTGAGCACATAATCTTTGGTCACCCCATATTTTACAGCACGGGCACCTCCTGCATTTTCAGCTACATTCCCACCAATAAAACAACTCCCGCGACTACTGGGATCGGGTGGATAAAATAAATTTTTATCCAGGACAGCTTCTTGTAGTGTTTGAGTAATTACGCCGGGCTCTACAGTCACCTGGAGATTTTTTTCATCGATTTCGATAATGGTGTTGAAACGTTCCATCGAAAGCCCTATTCCCTGGTGTATGCTCAGGGCACCACCACTTAAACCCGTGCGGGCACCAATAGGGGTAACCGGGATCCGATGGCGGTTTGCTAGTTGTAATATATCAGAAATTTCTTTTGGGTTGGAAGGTTTTACGAGTACAGCTGGAGGAAATGAAAAATCTTCCGTTTCATCACGTCCATAAGCGATTCGCGTGGCCTCGTCTGCAAATACAAATGATTGCCCTACTATGTTCTCAAGGTCGGCAATCACTGCTGCTGTTATATTTACTGTCGTCATGGGTACAAGTATCTAAACCCCGAAGATATCCGAGGAAGCTACAAAAGTACTATTTATTACGGTGAGCCAAAAGACCAAGGTGAATTTATACCCCACGAAATCTAAAAAATAACTCCTGCTGAATCTTAATAGGCAGGATATTTATCACGTCGTGAAATAAAATGATCTACTGAAAATTTTCCACTACCAGTAACTAAAAGAAAAAGGTATACTAACAAATAAAGGCTTGGAAGCTCCCTAACTTCAAATCCGTCCATACCATGAACAACAAAAACAATGACGAACATAGTAATGATTAATGGAAAAACAACAATTCGTGTAGCCAATCCGATAAAAATAAATATCGAACATAAAACTTCGGCAAAAACAGCCAATGTAAGGGAGTTAGTAATTCCGACACCTAAAGGATCGGGGAATTTTACTGGCCCTCCGGATAATAGCATGTTTAATTTTTGCAACCCATGAACCAGCATAAATACGGACACGGTTGCTCTTACAATAAATAAAGCGATATGGTATAGCCCCTTATTGGCACTGGTACTGAATATTCTTTTCATCTTCCTTATTATTAATAGGTTCTAAAAATAAGAAAAAAAAGCCATCTGTAATAGATGGCTTACAAATATTTATTTTTCCTGGATAAATTGAAGATTTGCTATCAATTTTACTTCCTCACTAACGGTAAGTCCGCCACCTTCAATGACAGCATTCCAGTTGAGTCCAAAATCTTTTCGGTTCAGTTTCCCTTTCACTTCAAGACCTACTTTCGTTTGTCCGTAGCCATCAGTAACTATTCCACCGTATTCTGCTTTAAACTCTACAGGTTTTGTTACCCCTTTCATAGTTAAATCCGCCTGAATGATATATTCATCATCATCCGTCTGACGAATTGAAGTCGTTTTAATTATAATTTTCGGTGTATTCTCTACGTCAAAAAATTCGGCGCTTTTCAAATGCCCGTCTCGTTGTTCATTATTAGTATTGATACTTTGTGCATCAATAGTAACTGTTATGCTACCACCCTGAAATGTATCTTCCTCTGTAGCAGCCGTTCCTTCAAATGTTTTGAAATTACCGGTAACTGTTGAAATCACCAGGTGTTTTACTTTAAACTGAACTTCCGAGTGTGCCGGATCAATTGTCCATTTTTTTTGAGCCATAATAGTATTCGTTTAGGGTTAATTAGATTCCTATAAATTTATTAAAACTAAAACAAAGACTATTTCATAAACCGTTAAACTTATGTGAATTGTTAATCGGTATTCGCTATTGCCTCATTACATTATGCCGCTTTCTTATGTTTCAGGTTGGGAAGGAATATCGCAATTACCCCAATTAGGGGAAGATAGGCACACAGGTGGTACACATAGTCAATACTGGTA
The Flavobacterium kingsejongi genome window above contains:
- a CDS encoding DoxX family protein, producing the protein MKRIFSTSANKGLYHIALFIVRATVSVFMLVHGLQKLNMLLSGGPVKFPDPLGVGITNSLTLAVFAEVLCSIFIFIGLATRIVVFPLIITMFVIVFVVHGMDGFEVRELPSLYLLVYLFLLVTGSGKFSVDHFISRRDKYPAY
- a CDS encoding YceI family protein, which encodes MAQKKWTIDPAHSEVQFKVKHLVISTVTGNFKTFEGTAATEEDTFQGGSITVTIDAQSINTNNEQRDGHLKSAEFFDVENTPKIIIKTTSIRQTDDDEYIIQADLTMKGVTKPVEFKAEYGGIVTDGYGQTKVGLEVKGKLNRKDFGLNWNAVIEGGGLTVSEEVKLIANLQFIQEK
- a CDS encoding FAD-binding oxidoreductase; its protein translation is MTTVNITAAVIADLENIVGQSFVFADEATRIAYGRDETEDFSFPPAVLVKPSNPKEISDILQLANRHRIPVTPIGARTGLSGGALSIHQGIGLSMERFNTIIEIDEKNLQVTVEPGVITQTLQEAVLDKNLFYPPDPSSRGSCFIGGNVAENAGGARAVKYGVTKDYVLNLEMVLPTGEIIWTGANTLKNATGYNLTQLMVGSEGTLGIITKIVMKLLPKNTHTILMLVPFHNASAACEAVSEIFRAGVVPSALEFMERDALEWALRYVDDSPMPIGDHIQAHLLIEVDGNYPEVLFAEAEKISAVVEKFDIDEILFADTEDQKNALWKLRRAAAEAVKSNSVYKEEDTVVPRYELPKLLQGIKAIGLKYGFKSVCYGHAGDGNLHVNIIKGDLTDAEWTTEIPKGIREIFELTVSLKGTLSGEHGIGLVQKNYMDIAFNTTQLHLMKGIKDLFDPNGILNPGKVLPDNIGQQS
- a CDS encoding cation:proton antiporter, whose product is MELYYSFSVLIVLASFFAYLNIRFLKLPSTIGVMIIAMIVSIFLVVFGHIIPNTTLTRFSKLIAEFDFTEVLMGAMLNFLLFAGAIHINLKDLREQRGPIMVFSTISVIISTFAVGTIVYYVIPFVGVTVPFIYCLLFGALISPTDPIAVLSILKEAKVPKSLETKIAGESLFNDGVAVVVFAVILQLAQDTNSDFSLPHITWLLIKEALGGFILGTILGITAAKAMGKIDDYKVSVLITLSIVMGGYLIAHAMHISGPLTMVAAGIIIGIFNKKSAMSAITKDYLDKFWELIDEILNAILFLFIGFELLLIPDISGYWISGALCIMIVLLSRYISVWFPTMIIPFKKKFSNGTIKILVWGGLRGGVSIALALSINEGPHKQFIIAITYFVVVFSIIVQGLTIGKYANKVLAQETS